acgggacggtctataactgggttataacggtacggtctatacctgggttataacggtacggtctataacgggacggtctataactgggttataacgggacggtctataactgggttataacggtacggtctatacctgggttataacgggacggtctataacgggacggtctatacctgggttataacgggacggtctataactgggttataacgggacggtctataactgggttataacgggacggtctataacgggacggtctatacctgggttataacgggacggtctataacgggacggtctatacctgggttataacgggacggtctataacgggacggtctataactgggttataacgggacggtctatacctgggttataacgggacggtctataatgggacggtctataactgggttataacgggacggtctataactgggttataacggtaCGGTCTATACCTGGTTTATAACGGTacggtctataacgggacgggtctataactgggttataacgggacggtctataactgggttataacggtacggtctatacctgggttataacgggacggtctataacgggacggtctatacctgggttataacgggacggtctataactgggttataacgggacggtctataactgggttataacgggacggtctataacgggacggtctatacctgggttataacgggacggtctataacgggacggtctatacctgggttataacgggacggtctatacctgggttataacgggacggtctatacctgggttataacaggagggtctatacctgggttacaacgggacggtctataatgggacagtctataactgggttataacgggacggtctataactgggttataacgggacggtctataacgggacggtatatacctgggttataacggtacggtctatacctgggttataacggtacggtctataacgggacggtctataactgggttataacgggacggtctataactgggttataacggtacggtctatacctgggttataacgggacggtctataacgggacggtctatacctgggttataacgggacggtctataactgggttataacgggacggtctataactgggttataacgggacggtctataacgggacggtctatacctgggttataacgggacggtctataacgggacggtctatacctgggttataacgggacgatctataacgggacggtctataactgggttataacgggacggtctatacctgggttataacgggacggtctataatgggacggtctataactgggttataacgggacggtctataactgggttataacggtacggtctatacctgggttataacggtacggtctataacgggacggtctataactgtgttataacgggacggtctataactgggttataacggtacggtctatacctgggttataacgggacggtctataacgggacggtctatacctgggttataacgggacggtctataactgggttataacgggacggtctataactgggttataacgggacggtctataacgggacggtctatacctgggttataacgggacggtctataacgggacggtctatacctgggttataacgggacggtctatacctgggttataacgggacggtctatacctgggttataacaggagggtctatacctgggttacaacgggacggtctataatgggacagtctataactgggttataacgggacggtctataactgggttataacgggacggtctataacgggacggtatatacctgggttataacgggacggtctataactgggttattacgggacggtctataatgggacagtctataactgggttataacggaacggtctatacctgggttataacgggatggtctataacgggacggtctataactgggttataacgggacggtctatacctgggttataacgggacggtctatacctgggttataatgggacggtctatacctgggttataacgggacggtctataatgggacagtctataactgggttataacgggactgtctatacctgggttataacgggacggtctatacctgggttataacgggacggtctataacgggacagtctataactgggttataacgagacagtctatacctgggttataacgggacggtctataacgggacggtctatacctgggttataacgggacggtctataatgggacagtctataactgggttataacgggacggtctataactgggttataacgggacggtctataactgggttataacgggacggtctataactgggttataacgggacggtctataactgggttataacgggacggtctatacctgggttataacgggacggtctataacgggacggtctataactgggttataacgggactgtctatacctgggttataacgggacggtctatacctgggttatagcgggacggtctataacgggacAGCCCATACCTGGGTTATAaagggacggtctataactgggttataacgggacggtctataactgggttataacggtacggtctatacctgggttataacgggacggtctataactgggttataacgggacggtctatacctgggttataacgggacggtctataactagttataacgggacggtatatacctgggttataacgggacggtctatacctgggttataacgggacggtctatacctgggttataacgggacggtctataactgggttataacgggacgtctataactgggttataacggtacggtctataactgggttataacggtaCGGTCTATAACGGGACCGTCTATAACTGGTTATAACGGTacggtctataacgggacggtctataactgggttataacgggacggtctatacctgggttataacgggacggtctataactggttATAACGGTACGGTCTATACCtcggttataacgggacggtctatacctgggttataatgggacggtctataactgggttataatgggacggtctataacgggacggtctataactgggttataacggaacggtctataactgggttataacgggacggtctatacctgggttatattGGGATGGTCTATAatgggacggtctataactgggttataacgggaaggtctatacctgggttatatcGGGATGGTCTATAATGGGACgatctataactgggttataaagTCAAACTATTATTTTAGCTCTTAAACACATGCATGAAAAATTTCCCCAAAATCCAATCAAATACGAATTGGAATCACAATAAATGCATATATAAATACATGCATATGGATATGAGGGTTATCTAAAGGCAAGTATAGAAATGATTCTAgatccaccagtagagagttaGTTCACCTGTGGGCCCTCTGCTAGTTCATCCAACACAAAGAGAACGTCCTTCTTCCAGGTGCCGATGGTCCCGTCAGTTAACACCCCCTCTGATAACCCATGGCCAGTGTAGTCAAACCtggggaaacacaaacacaacatgaGCCTGGAGGACCACAGTTAGAAATACAATTAAACATCTGACAAAATGTGTACTATGCTAGCATAATAATTCAGAGAGAGTACAGAATCTGAGTAACATACGTTAGAGGGTGGTCTATTTGCATAACATACCTAACGTATAGGCTAGGGACTCTATTCAGGTAATGAACCTCATGTGTATGGCCTTAGGGTCTTAAATTACATTTGCCTGGCCTTAAGGAGACCGTGTAATGTACAGTACCTTAGGTATGAATGTCCTAGTGACCTGCAGAACTCCTCCAGGGCCTCAGCTTTCAGGCCGTTCATGTTGGATCCATACCCAGGCAGGAAGACCACGCCTGGACTCTTCCCCTTTACCCTGCGGTAGGCCAGCTTAGGGAGCTCTGGCCTTGTCACATACTGCACATAGGACTTCTGTCTCACccctgtaggacacacacacacacacatttataaacaGTTATTTCATGCAAAAGATGAGAATGGAGTGTGTCTTGTAAAATTGTAGGTTTTATATGGGTGATTCATGCAATACTCTTGAAGGATAAAATCAACATGAAGTCAAGGCAAGGAATGATCAGCTATGGCAGTCTTATGTAATATTTTGAAAATAGAACTGGGCCAGTGCTGTGGGGCAAGGCATTGTTGACATCATAACCAGTGAGTCAAACCGACTGAACAGAGACAGATATGGAGTAGCCTATGATGCAATGCAAGTAGGAAATTGTGTTACTTACCTCAATACAAGAAAGAGAACATTAGAATACCATTACCATCTAGAACATTAAAACTAAATGGTTTGATAAAAGCTATACTTAATTTACCAGCATTTGCATTAATTGTATGGTCTAaaaactaggctaccctgcgttTTAAAACTGGAAAACTGTGCCCTGCAAACACGCTCATGTTGAataatcttttcttttttttgtgagTGCGCCTTAACAAATCTCAACAACATATGAACAGTCCGGTATAGCGCCGCTCGGAAGAGTATTCCTACCACCAATGTGCGAGATCTTAGAATATGCGCAGATGCTGCGCAGTTTATATGCGCACGAGCTAACCAATACATTCAGATGACGGGTCCAGCGTCTGCCACTCCCCCCACCTGTACCTTttaatgccgcgttcaaaacaactggaaacatCTGACTTCCGAGCGTACAAACAACTGGGACCTCGAAAACAACGAACGCCAACTGGGAAAAATATTTTGaaaggtcatccaactcagaactCCAACTCGATAACTCGAGCCTCTTTCTAGAACTCCGACTTTCCAAGCTGAACATCACTGATGtaatgatttgacctcgtattattccgagttcccagttgattTGAACGCGGCATAATTCCGTAGCCTATACATTTTCCAGTGAAATCGTTACATTGTGAACTGCAGTATCATACTCACCTCCCAAAGTCTTTGGCAAGATAGTAGCGACTCCTCCATTCTTCAAAATGTGAGGAGAAAGTCCTTTGCGGCAGGACCTCAGCACGACGGCTGCCATATTTCTGGCTTTCCCACCCACTGAGAACATATCGCGAGAATACCAATGTTGCCAGATGGATCGTTATTCTTTTACAACAGGGGtccctaatcaaatcaaattgtaataGTCACattcaccgaatacaacaggcgcagaccttacagtgaatgcttacttacaagcccttaaccaacaatgtagttttaagaaaaataagtattaagtaaaaaaaaaatagataagtaaaacatAAAATTAACAAATAGTTAAAgagaagcagtaaaataacagtagcgaggttacaTACAAGGGGTataagtacagagtcaatgtgcaggggcacaggttaattgaggtaattgaggtaatatgtacatgtaggtcgagttaaagtgactatgcatagataataatcagagagtagcagcagcctaAAAAATGGGgtgggacaatgcaaatagtcttggtagccatttgattagctgttcaggagtcgtatgacttgggggtagaagctgttaagaaacctgttggacctagacttggcgctccggtaccacttgccgtgcggtagcagagagaacagtctatgactaggtcggctggagtctttgacaatttgtagggccttcctctgacaccgcctgtgtGTGTTGTACATGCACACTAGGTTAATTTTCCTGTTTTAAGGACATCTCCCAATCTCTCTGTTATGTGGTAAACGTTCATCTCTGGGTCTTTGGGTTTGGTATAAGAGCTTGAGATAGGCTATTGCACCTGTCCATAAATCCACAATAGCCTACAATTTATAATTCAGGAAAATGACTACATGTAGAATCCTGTAGAATGGTATATACAGGATGCCATCCAAGTCCACAAGGAGACCTGTATGTACTGGTAGGCAAATGGTTCAATTAAGCCTTTCATGAATGTCATATGCAATAAAAATGTCATGTAATCTTTATTTAGCCAATGCATAGATCTGGAGAGAGACATATTCAAATTAaattgaacagagagagacagatctgcCTGAAGTTACACAGTTTGTCACAACACAGGGAACACATTTATTTCAACATGTGAAACAATCGTCTGTTGTGTAGACTAGAATAAAGAGGAAATCTTCTGAGACATGTCATGTGAAATATGACTGTAAGTCTGTAACATGACTCAGAACGTCACAGGCGGAAGGTCATGGAGCAATAGAACGGAAGCGAGAGTAATAGCACATCCGCCGTTGTGGAATAGTGTATTCCAATCGGGCATTAGGCAGTTTCAGAGTGAGTGATATATTTTAGCCGAACGTCAATTAGATTGGAAACATATAGGCTTACATCATTGACAGATACAAAGACGCAATCCTCGGCGCTCGAGAAAAGATTGTAGCGATCTGACGACTGGAGAAAAACACCGCCTCTACATACACAGAGAGATTGGATAACCCGAGACGAGCCGAGAAAAAAATATCGGAGTGCAGAAGCAGGAGAAACCGTGGACAGTCACAAACCGCATTCAGTTTCGGCTCCTGGAGGATGTCTGGAACCACCGTCGATCAGGTGCGTATTTTTGGACAACCCACTGTCGTGACGTGTGTCGTTGCAATATGAACTTTGTCAACACTTTTGCCAGCTGCTATCATTCAGAGCGGTGGTCATGCTAAATAACACAGACAAAAGTATTTGATATATGATAGCTAGCTGCTATGTAGGCCGAACCTTGAAGTAGCGTACCGGCTGCAACAAACTGCTATCATTCAGAGCGGTGGTCATGCTAAATAACACAGACAGAAGTATTTGATATATGATAGCTAGCTGCTATGTAGGCCGAACCTTGAAGTAGCGTACCGGCTGCAACAAACTGCTATCATTCAGAGCGGTGGTCATGCTAAATAACACAGACAGAAGTATTTGATATATGATATAGCTGCTATGTAGGCCGAACCTTGAAGTAGCGTACCGGCTGCAACAAACTCCAGCTTGAGCCGGTTGCTGTATTTTGTACTTGTCTATGCGGCACGTTTACTGGATGTTAGGTGCATTTGAAAATAATGCAAACGAAGCCTTGGATCGATAGGCTAGGACTGAATGCGCTTGAATATGTCGTGATATACAGCCACTGTTATGGAATCATTGCATGTATTTCAGTAGCTTAGGCCTAGCTCACCTCGCATGTTTGCTACCATCACTCTTCTTCCTATCAAACAGTTCCCTAATAGGCCCATGCACAATCTGATAAATCTCTCTTCCCTATCACGTTTGCACTCATCCATTCTGATGTCAGAGACCCAAAGGACAAGGAAATAAAGGTATGTTTGTTACCTTATTCTTCTACGATGGCATGGTTGTTGTGGAGTTTGATGACAGTCAAACTAACTGCTGTACTAACTAAAGAGTGTAATTAAATAACTGCTCTGATTACCCTTCAACCACCTTTGTTTTGATCTGGTGACCTGGTGTCATCAGCCAAAAGTAGGTAAACTAACTCACTTAGCCCTATAACCATACACCACTTTTCTTGTCATATTCTTGGGTGATGTTATCATCTATATTGTCATACCCCAACTACTTAATGGGAATGTAAGGGGGTTTATAAGTAGTTTATCAATTGTTCGTTATTGGTTTGTAGATCTGTAAAAACACAATAGTTGAATTTAGCTGAGGGACCTTTATGGTTCTATCACATGTAAAGAATAACCTAAGAAAAATATTTTCCCTCTCCAGTACAAAACGGATCAATGCATCAGAAGGAGGGAGTAAACGATGAAGACTTTGAACCTTACCTAAGCAGCCAGACAAATCAGGTGTGTGAATTCCAATTCTAGCCTATCAGCCATGCAGCTTGACATTTCATAGCGTATAGAGGGTTAGCCTTATGATCTGTATGGACCCTCATAATTGTGTCTGATAGTGATACAGGGTCAGGCTTCATATGAGGGTGTATAGCAGGGGTACTCAAATACTACTTGAGAAGGTTCGGTCACACAGATTTCCTAGGTGGCAAAGGTGTCATTTATCGGCATAGTAACCAACCCCCATCTCGCGACCCATGTGAACAAAGAGAGcttcaaacctctctgccaataacagctagttttcccctcccAGACAGtcatagcaaaattcttgcttgagaatttTGCTATGAGAATTTTTTTTTGAATGGAAATATATTATAGGAAGGTACTTACTTGTTACCCTGAAATTATTTTAATGTTATTTTGTCTGGATACGGACTGCTGTCTGCCTATTGAGGATGCCTGGTGTATAGAGTATTACCTCTGAATGAAAACACAGTATAGTAAGTCTATGTAATTAAGAAGCCATTGATAGATAACTAACTCacagctctttaaaaaaaaaacttttccatttaaaaaatgaGCTGAGGGAAATTATTGTTGATTAAAAAGACTCTAGTGAAATGTAGCCAAAAACAAACCCACCATTGGCCATGCCAATTTACTTGTGAAATTAATCTATACAAACTCAGACAATTATTACAACAACAACTGACAGATTATTTGAACACTGTTGCTGTCTTCACTTCTTGTTAAGGGAAACAGACATTTTATAGAGCTAGCATCCATTTTTTCCTCTGAAAGCCAGTCTGGCTCCTTTGAAGAAACGCTCATTTATTTCTTAGTTACGCTTTTGAGCAGAGATGGGCAAGATTAGGTTAGTCTTAGCTTCTATCACTAAGGTCATCCATTAACTGACCACTGTTCTCCCCATCTACAGAATAACAGCTACCCACCAATGTCCGACCCCTACATACCCAGCTACTATGCGCCTTCCATCGGCTTCCCTTACTCCCTGGGGGAGGCCCCCTGGTCCACTGCGGGGGACCCCCCCATGCCCTACCTGACCACCTATGGACAGATGAGCAATGGCGAGCACCACTTTATCCCCGACGGGGTGTTCAGCCAGCCGGGCGCCCTGGGCAACACCCCTCCCTTCCTCAGCCAGCACGGCTTCAACTTCTTCCCTGGAAACGCAGACTATTCCACCTGGGGCACCAGTGTCTCTCAGGGCCAGTCCACACAGAGCAATGCCTATAGTAATAGTTATGGTTACACCCCTAGTTCCCTGGGGAGGGCTATAGCTGATGGACAGGCAGGCTTCAGCAGTGACGCCCAGATCAGTAAGGTCCCGGTACTGAGCAGCATCGAGCAGGGCATGACTGGGTTAAAACTGGACATGGGCGCCGCCGTCACCAAGACTGTCGGCTCGCCCCTTGGGGGCACGTTGGGCATGAGTAGCATGGCGGCCAATAACATGCCTCCATTGGTTAGTTCCTCTGCCCCCAAACCCACGTCCTGGGCAGCCATTGCCAGGAAGCCGGCCAAGCCCCAACCCAAGGTCAAGCCCAAAGCCAACATGGGGATGGGAGCCCCTGCCATTCCCCCGCCGCCCATAAAGCACAACATGAACATTGGCACCTGGGACGATAAGGGCTCCGTCAACAAGCCCCCCTTAGCTCAGGCCATGATGCAACCTCAGACCATGGTGCAGCAGACCCTGATGGGTCAGCCCCAGCCCCTGCTGCAGAGCCCTCTGCCCCACCAGCACCAACACCAGCACCAACATCAGCACCAGCAGCACCACCAACCCTTTCAGCTgcagtccctccagtctccccaaCACCCCCAGCAGATGCCTCCAGGCCCccctcaccaccaccaacacacccACCAGAACTTCTCCTCCCAGCCTGGCCCCCCTCAACCTATGCATCAACACCAACATCCCCAACCCCCACCCCAGAACCGCTGGGTGGCACCCCGGAACAGGGGCACCTTCAACCAAGGAGGGGCGGAAGGCTTTGGGATGGGTGTTGGTGGGGTCCCCCTCAGTGCCTCTCCCAGCTCCGGGGAGGTGCACCCGGTGTTAGAGAAACTGCGGGCCCTCAACAACTACAACCCCAAAGACTTTGACTGGAACCTGAAGAACGGCCGCGTGTTCATCATCAAGAGCTACTCTGAGGACGACATCCACCGCTCCATCAAGTACTCCATCTGGTGCAGCACCGAGCACGGCAACAAGCGCCTGGACGGCGCCTACCGTTCGCTGGGGGCCAAGGGGCCCCTCTACCTGTTGTTCAGCGTCAACGGCAGCGGTCATTTCTGCGGCGTGGCAGAGATGCGCTCGCCCGTGGATTACAACGCCTACGCAGGCGTCTGGTCTCAGGACAAGTGGAAGGGCAAGTTTGAGGTGAAGTGGGCATTTGTGAAGGACGTGCCCAACAGCCAGCTGAGGCACATCAGACTGGAGAACAATGACAACAAGCCCGTCACCAACTCCAGGGACACTCAAGAGGTGCCTCTGGAAAAGGCCAAGCAAGTGCTTAAAATTATTGCCACTTTCAAGCATACCACCTCAATCTTTGATGACTTTGCACATTACGAGAAGCgccaggaggaggaagaggcccTGCGGAGGGTGAGAGAACCGTGCTGCTGACACACACAGCCTTTTCCTTTTGGGGACCGGCGAAGTGGCCGCACTTGtctgaattttccttgttttacgatccttgtgaggacttctggtccccacaaggatagtaaaaccacacacacacacacacacacacacacacacacacacacacacacacacagccctattGTATCAGCTGGCagcagagtgtgtatgtgtgtgagatggTCATACAGTGTAATACTGGTCAGTGGTCAACAGCGGTCATCATCTTGGCTCTCTTAGTTTGTAGGCTTCTTGTCTACTCGAACAATCCATTTCTACCAGTGTCATTAGTCCAAGGTGGTGGGTTCTACCAGTGTCATTAGTCCAAGATGGTGGGTTCTATCAGTGTCATTAGTTCAAGGTGGTGGGTGCTACCAGTGTCATTAGTCCAAGGTGGTGGGTTCTACCAGTGTCACTAGTCCAAGGTGGTGGGTTCTACCAGTGTCACTAGTCCAAGGTGGTGGGTTCTACCAGTGTCATTAGTCCAAGGTGGTGGGTTCTACCAGTGTCATTAGTCCAAGGTGGTGGGTTCTACCAGTGTCACTAGTCCATGGTAGTGGGTTCTACCAGTGTCACTAGTCCAAGGTGGTGGGTTCTATCAGTGTCATTAGTCCAAGGTGGTGGGTTCTACCAATGTCATTAGTCCAAGGTGGTGGGTTCTACCAGTGTCACTAGTCCATGGTAGTGGGTTCTACCAGTGTCACTAGTCCATGGTAGTGGGTTCTACCAGTGTCACTAGTCCAAGGTGGTGGGTTCTACCAGTGTCACTAGTCCAAGGTGGTGGGTTCTACCAGTGTCACTACATTAGTCCAAGGTGGTGGGTTCTACTAGTGCCATTACTCTAAGGTGGTGAGGTAGGTTCATGTGTTGAATTAGCAGCTCATCCCTCAGGCCTGACCATCTCTGCATTGGTCCAACCAGGAAACACTATCTGatctggcagccattttgtgtgACTGTGTGCTTCTATTAGAGTGATGATTCGCCCACGGAACTGGAGAGTGGGACACGCAGGGGTTTCCTGAAATTGGCCGCATTCCTCACATACCTCCTCTCAGACAAAGGCAGAAGTGGCTCTGATCTACCTTTGAACACCAGGCCTCTGGCAGAGACGGGCTCCTCTTGCTTCATTAGAGCCCCACTCTATATGCCTAATGTATATCACTGGGTTTCTATGGGTTCCGTTTTAACATTGTTTATATTTCGGGGTTATTCCATAATGTTTTGGGAAACAATGACATTATTCACTGGTTCTTACTTGCGCAAGCTGACACACTTTGAGCAATAATATACATGCAATCTATTGAAGGCAGAGAACTGAGACAATTCCAATTCACACATGagtataatacacacttgtacatgtgtgaaataagacaaatataagcacccagcTAATTATTATCCTTGTTATAGGATGG
Above is a window of Oncorhynchus kisutch isolate 150728-3 linkage group LG18, Okis_V2, whole genome shotgun sequence DNA encoding:
- the LOC109909648 gene encoding YTH domain-containing family protein 3 isoform X2, whose amino-acid sequence is MHQKEGVNDEDFEPYLSSQTNQNNSYPPMSDPYIPSYYAPSIGFPYSLGEAPWSTAGDPPMPYLTTYGQMSNGEHHFIPDGVFSQPGALGNTPPFLSQHGFNFFPGNADYSTWGTSVSQGQSTQSNAYSNSYGYTPSSLGRAIADGQAGFSSDAQISKVPVLSSIEQGMTGLKLDMGAAVTKTVGSPLGGTLGMSSMAANNMPPLVSSSAPKPTSWAAIARKPAKPQPKVKPKANMGMGAPAIPPPPIKHNMNIGTWDDKGSVNKPPLAQAMMQPQTMVQQTLMGQPQPLLQSPLPHQHQHQHQHQHQQHHQPFQLQSLQSPQHPQQMPPGPPHHHQHTHQNFSSQPGPPQPMHQHQHPQPPPQNRWVAPRNRGTFNQGGAEGFGMGVGGVPLSASPSSGEVHPVLEKLRALNNYNPKDFDWNLKNGRVFIIKSYSEDDIHRSIKYSIWCSTEHGNKRLDGAYRSLGAKGPLYLLFSVNGSGHFCGVAEMRSPVDYNAYAGVWSQDKWKGKFEVKWAFVKDVPNSQLRHIRLENNDNKPVTNSRDTQEVPLEKAKQVLKIIATFKHTTSIFDDFAHYEKRQEEEEALRRERNRNQQ
- the LOC109909648 gene encoding YTH domain-containing family protein 3 isoform X1, which encodes MSGTTVDQRPKGQGNKVQNGSMHQKEGVNDEDFEPYLSSQTNQNNSYPPMSDPYIPSYYAPSIGFPYSLGEAPWSTAGDPPMPYLTTYGQMSNGEHHFIPDGVFSQPGALGNTPPFLSQHGFNFFPGNADYSTWGTSVSQGQSTQSNAYSNSYGYTPSSLGRAIADGQAGFSSDAQISKVPVLSSIEQGMTGLKLDMGAAVTKTVGSPLGGTLGMSSMAANNMPPLVSSSAPKPTSWAAIARKPAKPQPKVKPKANMGMGAPAIPPPPIKHNMNIGTWDDKGSVNKPPLAQAMMQPQTMVQQTLMGQPQPLLQSPLPHQHQHQHQHQHQQHHQPFQLQSLQSPQHPQQMPPGPPHHHQHTHQNFSSQPGPPQPMHQHQHPQPPPQNRWVAPRNRGTFNQGGAEGFGMGVGGVPLSASPSSGEVHPVLEKLRALNNYNPKDFDWNLKNGRVFIIKSYSEDDIHRSIKYSIWCSTEHGNKRLDGAYRSLGAKGPLYLLFSVNGSGHFCGVAEMRSPVDYNAYAGVWSQDKWKGKFEVKWAFVKDVPNSQLRHIRLENNDNKPVTNSRDTQEVPLEKAKQVLKIIATFKHTTSIFDDFAHYEKRQEEEEALRRERNRNQQ